One Fusarium poae strain DAOMC 252244 chromosome 4, whole genome shotgun sequence DNA window includes the following coding sequences:
- the RPL37A gene encoding 60S ribosomal protein L37A (BUSCO:60600at5125): MTKRTKKVGVTGKYGTRYGASLRKQVKKMEITQHAKYTCTFCGKTTVKRQATGIWDCKSCKRTVAGGAYVVATPAAAAMRSTLRRLREIAEV; this comes from the exons ATGACCAAGCGAACAAAGAAGGTCGGTGTTAC CGGTAAATACGGTACCCG TTACGGTGCTTCCCTGCGAAAGCAGGTCAAGAAGATGGAAATCACCCAGCACGCCAAGTACACTTGCACCTTCTGCGGAAAGACTACCGTCAAGCGCCAGGCTACCGGTATCTGGGACTGCAAGTCTTGCAAGCGCACCGTCGCTGGTGGTGCTTACGTCGTTGC CACCCCCGCTGCCGCTGCCATGCGATCAACTCTGCGACGACTCCGAGAGATTGCTGAGGTTTAA
- a CDS encoding hypothetical protein (TransMembrane:1 (o291-311i)~BUSCO:25740at5125): MPLKDHGRQYDIVVFGATGYTGKLTAEYITTHLPTDLKWAVAGRNESKLNALVEDCKKLNSDRLTPAIEIANLNDEDLRALAKKTCVLLTTVGPYSLYGEHAYKACAEEGTHYVDVTGEAAWVHKMIKKYEATAKKTGAILVPQAGIESAPADLITWALANTLRTELGSQTKDVTVSLHEVKSSPSGGTLATALNIWDVFTLKEIKDASSPYAQSPVPHKEPTRPKSSIIEMILGVRSVSNLGLLTTSVAGTTDVAVVERTWGLLSETPSRKEEFYGPNFVWQERMKARNWLHGIFIHWLLIVGGALLVSVAPLREFLKKRVVQPGQGASSEDTAKDYVEYRGIAYPDSKKQLDKAAFGRMWHHGGVYLLTAVLLSEIAATILEDDVELGGGSYTPACFGRGLIDRLNKSGLKLNVKVIDV; the protein is encoded by the exons ATGCCACTCAAAGATCATGGTCGCCAGTACGACATTGTCGTCTTTGGAGCTACCG GTTATACTGGAAAGCTCACAGCTGAGTACATCACAACACACCTACCAACCGACCTCAAAtgggcggtggcgggtcgcAATGAGTCCAAGCTGAATGCTCTTGTCGAAGATTGCAAGAAGCTCAATTCTGACCGACTCACACCTG CGATTGAGATTGCAAACCTCAATGATGAGGATCTAAGAGCCCTCGCGAAGAAGACCTGTGTTCTTCTTACTACCGTCGGACCATACAGTCTTTATGGTGAACATGCTTACAAGGCTTGCGCTGAAGAGGGCACTCACTACGTCGACGTCACTGGTGAAGCTGCTTGGGTTCATAAGATGATAAAGAAGTACGAAGCAACGGCCAAGAAGACGGGTGCCATCCTTGTCCCACAAGCTGGAATTGAGTCAGCTCCCGCCGACCTCATTACATGGGCACTAGCCAATACACTTCGTACTGAGCTGGGCTCTCAGACAAAAGACGTGACAGTATCCCTTCACGAAGTCAA ATCATCGCCTTCTGGTGGCACTCTTGCTACTGCTCTGAACATTTGGGATGTCTTTACGCTCAAAGAGATCAAAGATGCCAGCAGCCCATATGCCCAATCGCCTGTTCCGCATAAAGAGCCCACAAGGCCCAAAAGCTCCATCATTGAAATGATTTTGGGTGTCCGGAGCGTATCGAACTTGGGGCTCTTGACAACATCTGTAGCGGGCACGACCGATGTTGCAGTTGTTGAGCGTACTTGGGGTCTGTTGTCTGAGACGCCATCCCGAAAAGAAGAGTTCTATGGCCCCAATTTCGTCTGGCAAGAGCGCATGAAAGCTCGAAACTGGCTCCATGGAATCTTCATCCACTGGCTCCTGATTGTTGGTGGCGCTTTGCTTGTATCAGTTGCTCCGTTAAGAGAGTTTCTCAAGAAGCGTGTTGTTCAGCCTGGACAGGGCGCCAGCAGTGAGGATACCGCCAAAGACTACGTTGAGTACCGTGGTATCGCGTATCCTGACTCTAAGAAACAGCTCGACAAAGCGGCCTTTGGCCGAATGTGGCATCATGGCGGTGTATACTTGT TGACTGCTGTCCTCCTCAGTGAGATTGCTGCGACAATtcttgaagatgatgttgagctcGGGGGAGGATCTTATACGCCTGCTTGCTTTGGCCGAGGTCTGATTGACCGACTGAACAAGTCAGGTCTCAAGTTGAATGTCAAGGTTATTGACGTTTAA
- a CDS encoding hypothetical protein (TransMembrane:1 (o501-524i)~BUSCO:19054at5125), translating to MDPHTTSSDAAPNESSPLLPTTEHRPKGTRSVTFSDNPVTKTFEPGRQQHFQRSPGHHAVGSASGVAGGPPMLAALNNKLRRRNSQSSVPAVAHLAFGPKIGPQRSTKKTEKLKLLPNPDLDDPEDEESGRDVYSQYTRIKDPAARRDAAKLGKADRDRLPRVTAYCTANRYEMEALMRFLKGRGKTRGANPKLIDECIYTPYNYTLKSARARDPVQNYERRHSTGGDAIDVAQQRTDLQSEETGSEAHGHNGHAHGHDSTNGNGNGSRLESSDLIGSAVEDHDSISETNPDFDTQVHTPEVFLFDYGVVVIWGMSEAQEARFLKEIAKFETEKLAPDDVETELFNFYYTKDYQARIYNDFITLRDKNNYMTKLAISHALAQSVKTSLFEELIASTVDTCKDIPTQIATTGKIALSRSQINMQIGELFILRINIHLNGSVLDTPELFWVEPQLEPVYQAVRSYLEMDQRVGLLTERLDVIADLLAVLKGELSHGHGEKLEWIVIVLIAAEILVAAVNIVVDLYVGE from the exons ATGGATCCCCATACTACTTCCTCAGACGCTGCACCCAACGAGTCATCACCTCTACTCCCAACCACAGAACATCGCCCCAAAGGAACTCGATCAGTCACTTTTAGCGACAATCCTGTCACAAAAACCTTTGAACCCGGCCGACAACAACATTTCCAACGATCTCCTGGACATCATGCTGTCGGCTCTGCCAGCGGCGTCGCTGGCGGCCCTCCCATGCTTGCAGCTCTCAACAACAAGCTAAGAAGGCGGAACAGTCAGAGCTCGGTCCCTGCGGTTGCGCATTTAGCTTTTGGCCCCAAAATTGGCCCTCAGCGCAGTACAAAAAAAACGGAAAAGCTTAAGCTGCTTCCCAATCCTGACCTGGACGACccggaagatgaagagagtgGAAGGGATGTCTATTCGCAGTACACACGTATCAAAGACCCAGCCGCGCGCAGAGACGCTGCAAAACTGGGAAAAGCGGACCGTGACCGCCTACCGCGTGTCACCGCATATTGTACTGCAAACAGATACGAGATGGAGGCCCTCATGAGATTCTTGAAAGGACGCGGAAAGACCCGAGGCGCCAACCCGAAGCTTATTGATGAATGCATATACACACCGTATAACTACACATTAAAAAGTGCGCGCGCTCGCGACCCAGTTCAAAATTATGAGCGACGACACTCAACTGGAGGCGACGCCATTGATGTCGCACAGCAAAGAACTGacttacagtcagaggagaCCGGCTCGGAAGCTCATGGACACAATGGCCACGCACATGGCCACGACAGTACCAATGGTAATGGCAATGGCTCCCGCCTTGAGAGTTCGGACCTGATAGGTTCAGCAGTGGAAGATCACGACTCGATAAGCGAGACTAACCCCGACTTCGATACACAAGTGCACACACCCGAGGTGTTCTTGTTCGATTACGGCGTGGTAGTCATATGGGGGATGAGCGAGGCTCAAGAGGCTCGGTTCCTCAAAGAGATTGCCAAATTCGAAACTGAGAAGCTTGCGCCTGACGATGTCGAGACGGAGCTGTTTAACTTCTATTACACCAAGGACTACCAGGCCCGCATCTACAACGATTTCATTACTCTTCGCGACAAGAACAATTACATGACAAAACTGGCCATTTCTCATGCTTTAGCGCAGAGCGTCAAG ACCTCTCTTTTCGAGGAATTGATCGCATCAACGGTTGATACATGCAAAGATATCCCCACGCAAATAGCCACGACAGGAAAGATCGCGCTTAGCAGGTCGCAGATCAATATGCAGATCGGAGAGCTTTTTATTCTACGTATCAATATTCATCTCAATGGCTCAGTTCTCGACACGCCTGAGCTTTTCTGGGTAGAGCCACAGTTAGAGCCTGTCTACCAAGCTGTCAGAAGTTATTTAGAGATGGACCAGCGTGTCGGCCTCTTGACAGAACGTCTCGATGTTATAGCTGATTTGTTGGCTGTGCTAAAGGGAGAGCTCAGCCACGGTCACGGCGAGAAACTTGAATGGATCG TAATTGTGCTCATCGCAGCCGAGATTCTTGTTGCTGCGGTTAACATTGTGGTGGATTTATACGTTGGCGAATAA
- a CDS encoding hypothetical protein (BUSCO:52383at5125) yields MTITIKRKAPSADPPPRSTAIPSTLPPSVEEAYRRKCVQLKNRTNEVEEANDAARLRLARIKRQVEKMRVERAFLLEQLAKRTSANVEDSDGSPSPPPTDYQFSTPSELAANHQKPKDKPLRTKRGHRKSMMPDTDTKTSVGASFANTAGSPTSDTFSHPPENQSKQDHANGVSAHDDRIPASAFVLYCRDRRADVENKDKDGDGNMNVDEELAQLWKDLPENDREEYEARFEEMKSAEAKKTPVPEKKEDKPSEDKPAAVDEDVEMGDDTEDQDTQAGEKTEE; encoded by the exons ATGACCATAACCATCAAACGCAAGGCACCCTCAGCTGACCCGCCTCCTCGTTCAACAGCAATTCCTTCAACTCTACCTCCGTCCGTCGAGGAAGCCTATCGACGAAAATGCGTCCAACTTAAGAACCGCACAAACGAGGTTGAAGAGGCGAACGATGCCGCTCGTCTTCGTCTCGCGCGTATAAAACGTCAGGTCGAGAAGATGCGAGTAGAGCGCGCTTTCTTGCTTGAACAACTCGCGAAGCGCACAAGCGCAAACGTCGAAGACTCCGATGGCAGCCCTAGTCCTCCCCCTACA GACTACCAATTCAGCACACCCAGTGAGTTAGCTGCTAACCACCAGAAGCCAAAAGATAAGCCTCTGCGTACGAAGCGAGGCCATCGAAAGTCCATGATGCCCGATACCGACACTAAGACATCAGTTGGTGCATCATTTGCCAACACTGCGGGTTCTCCCACGTCCGATACCTTCTCACACCCACCCGAAAACCAGTCCAAGCAAGATCATGCCAATGGCGTCTCTGCGCATGATGACCGAATCCCCGCTAGTGCTTTTGTATTATACTGCAGAGACAGACGGGCCGATGTTGAAAATAAGGACAAGGACGGCGACGGAAACATGAATGTTGATGAGGAGCTAGCTCAACTCTGGAAGGATCTCCCTGAGAATGATAGGGAAGAATACGAGGCGAGATTTGAAGAGATGAAGAGTGCCGAAGCAAAGAAGACCCCCGTGCctgaaaagaaggaagacaAGCCTAGCGAAGACAAGCCTGCAGCAGTTGACGAGGATGTCGAGATGGGCGATGACACCGAGGATCAGGATACTCAGGCTGGTGAGAAGACGGAGGAATGA
- the CCT8 gene encoding T-complex protein 1 subunit theta (BUSCO:15786at5125): protein MSLNIPNAPNAGLFKQGYNNYDSEDGAVLRNIDACRAIASTVQTSLGPYGRNKVVINHLQKMILTSDAATILRELEVVHPAAKLLVMASQQQEAEMGDATNLVIVLAGELLRKAEDLLRMGLKTSDIVIGYEKAQKFALETLEELSVDKVEDMRDQEELSKAISTVIASKQNGNEAFLADLVAEAVLNVLPKNPANFNIDNIRVVKIMGGSLEQSKVVKGMVFPKEPDGSVKKATRAKVGVFTCPIDAGQTETKGTVLLHNAKEMMDFTKGEESQLETSIKELYDSGLRVVICGERVGDLAMHYLNRFGILCIRILSKFELRRVCRVVGATPLARLGAPMPDEMGSIDVVETLEIGGDRVTVFRQEDEVTRTATLVLRGATQNHLDDIERAVDDGVNVVKAITRDPRLVPGAGATEVELVERIQAFGEKTPGLSQYAIKKFGEAFEVVPRTIAESAGLDATEVLSRLYAAHANSDKWDTGIDIENDDNTGLLDAKDEGILDLLVSKQWAIKLATEAARTVLSVDQIIVARQAGGPKPPGPNPNWDED from the exons ATGTCGCTCAATATCCCCAACGCCCCTAACGCGGGCCTCTTTAAACAGGGTTATAACAA CTACGACTCTGAAGATGGTGCCGTCCTCCGCAACATCGACGCCTGCAGGGCAATTGCGTCCACCGTCCAGACCTCTCTCGGCCCCTATGGCCGCAACAAGGTCGTTATCAACCATCTGCAAAAGATGATTCTTACCTCCGACGCTGCTACCATCCTCCGAGAACTCGAAGTCGTCCACCCCGCCGCCAAGCTCCTTGTAATGGCCAGTCAGCAACAGGAAGCCGAGATGGGTGATGCCACCAACCTTGTTATCGTCCTTGCTGGCGAGCTGCTCCGAAAAGCTGAGGACTTGCTACGCATGGGTCTCAAGACATCAGATATCGTCATCGGTTACGAGAAGGCACAGAAGTTCGCTCTCGAGACTCTTGAGGAGCTCTCTGTCGATAAGGTCGAGGATATGCGCGATCAGGAGGAGCTCAGCAAGGCCATTAGCACCGTCATCGCCAGCAAGCAAAACGGAAACGAGGCTTTCCTTGCCGACCTTGTTGCTGAGGCTGTTCTCAATGTCCTCCCCAAGAACCCCGCCAACTTCaacatcgacaacatccGTGTCGTCAAGATCATGGGTGGAAGCCTCGAGCAGAGCAAGGTTGTGAAGGGTATGGTCTTCCCCAAGGAGCCTGATGGTTCGGTCAAGAAGGCCACCCGCGCCAAGGTCGGTGTCTTTACTTGCCCTATCGATGCTGGGCAAACCGAGACCAAGGGAACTGTCCTCCTGCACAACGCCAAGGAGATGATGGATTTCACAAAGGGCGAGGAGTCCCAACTCGAGACCTCCATCAAGGAGCTTTACGACTCCGGCCTTCGTGTCGTTATCTGTGGAGAGCGAGTAGGTGACCTGGCCATGCACTACCTTAACCGCTTTGGTATTCTGTGCATCCGAATTCTCAGCAAGTTCGAGCTTCGAAGAGTCTGCCGTGTAGTCGGCGCCACCCCCTTGGCGCGGCTAGGAGCCCCCATGCCTGACGAGATGGGCAGCATCGACGTTGTTGAGACTCTCGAGATTGGTGGTGACCGAGTCACTGTCTTCCGCcaggaggatgaggttaCCCGAACAGCCACCCTGGTTCTCCGAGGTGCTACCCAGAACCATCTCGACGATATTGAGCGTGCTGTCGATGATGGTGTCAATGTTGTTAAGGCCATTACCCGTGACCCTCGATTAGTCCCTGGTGCTGGTGCCACAGAAGTTGAGCTTGTTGAGAGAATACAGGCTTTTGGTGAGAAGACCCCTGGTCTTAGCCAGTACGCTATCAAGAAGTTCGGTGAGGCTTTCGAGGTCGTGCCTCGAACCATCGCAGAGAGCGCCGGTCTTGACGCCACTGAGGTTCTGAGCCGACTTTACGCCGCTCATGCCAACAGTGATAAATGGGACACTGGTATCGATATTGAG AACGATGACAACACTGGCCTTCTCGATGCCAAGGATGAGGGTATCCTCGATCTTCTCGTCTCTAAGCAATGGGCCATCAAGCTTGCCACTGAGGCCGCTCGCACAGTCCTATCTGTTGACCAGATTATCGTGGCGCGACAAGCCGGTGGACCTAAGCCCCCAGGTCCCAACCCT AACTGGGATGAGGACTAA
- a CDS encoding hypothetical protein (BUSCO:3565at5125), translating into MFRRLRKNQDQDTASVKTRDEDRALAVNLREFGLTGSRASKSSSRRPQTGSDSRQFTETQSINSKSLRGQDSVSSTGSVNSGLSNNSRRVGGIDNNVMSSNADRSRSRRERTFVGSECAVCEEPLEHTLRGERILQFSCTHVSHEACFYEFIREFESQYCPTCDAPLHLDTSRGGNVIDIEKISNMVRSVGTDSRSAMSPTPTPWESHTARAPSVDSNQRRPMQQQQQQQQHAGGRDSAPRGSMRDSREAPPSDRYGPSRHARSDSEATGVASSGGYPETTQSGPARRHDYDVQAMETTPTSPRPITRNPIPAPIVTVRSEFPTLSRSRQQQTLTCLVTVEVPDNKWRPDPEDLGAPAPQPPAVNRAEEAYGRPPSPARSAPRFYPYESTDALEEMTDSLRNRVDNWHGLDFSRFGKLRLYGTLRVGKDKVSWQELECFLFAEMLICVKEKKIPQSQQWDENGAPRKTTRCTLKGSILIKKHLNEVSETGNIDENILTLSLSVVELPQFHLRFENRNQLKLWQQALLDLNAVESSPMRSPEYERGESETDEELDWQRSRPQRVSSVASSWNGARSTTTAPTDYTNFPRSPAMSKSIHVPIDVVVVVPISSSMQGVKINLVRDALKFMVNTLGERDRMGLVTFGSGGGGVPIVGMTTKAWPGWSNILTSIKPVGQKSHRADVVEGANVAMDLLMQRKYNNPIASIMLISDASTSDADSVDFVVSRAEAAKIAIHSFGLGMTHKPDTMIELSTRTKASYTYVKDWMMLRECLAGCLGSMQTLSHQNVKLKLRLPEGSPAKFHKISGALQITKRATGRDAEASLGDLRFGDKRDVLVQLVILPDNTTQEQLPQDPWDNIVSGLEALGGPMDNDNERTLSVEEVPLIQADLSWGDILREGTVTHMPRPSLLAITMLPVSGSSKKPWQNSPPIPPHPSIVQRRMELLTSDMLTRALTLVSRGQHDRAHTLLNETRSILKGLGKGGLPPIPPPGKSNPSAPSTPHPGNDASPGLSPTPDRKRSPSPPASAISGTNGPTSSQLGRSRSTDGLGLSAGIDANTVAALDAELESSLEWINHPAVFSRDSRKAVLQAIGVISSQRAFTYRTPIEGLWACRVSGVKNLTEKSREWREDGGGEGGITEES; encoded by the exons ATGTTTCGCCGCTTGCGCAAAAACCAGGATCAGGATACTGCATCAGTGAAAACGCGGGACGAGGATAGGGCACTTGCTGTAAATCTTCGAGAATTTGGCTTAACTGGCTCCCGTGCCTCCAAGTCCAGCAGTCGAAGACCCCAAACTGGCTCGGACTCAAGACAATTCACAGAAACACAGTCCATCAATTCTAAATCCCTCCGTGGGCAAGACTCCGTCTCTTCTACTGGCTCAGTAAATTCAGGACTCAGTAACAACTCACGTCGAGTCGGCGGTATCGACAACAACGTCATGTCTTCAAACGCCGATCGAAGTCGCTCAAGGCGAGAACGCACCTTTGTGGGTAGCGAATGTGCAGTCTGTGAGGAGCCCCTCGAGCACACCCTACGAGGAGAGCGCATCCTGCAATTTTCTTGTACACACGTCTCTCACGAGGCTTGCTTTTACGAGTTCATACGCGAGTTTGAGTCACAATACTGCCCAACATGTGATGCACCTTTGCACCTGGACACTAGCAGAGGAGGAAACGTTATTGACATTG AAAAAATCAGCAACATGGTACGATCAGTCGGCACAGACTCCAGGTCTGCTATGTCACCTACACCAACCCCGTGGGAATCCCACACAGCTCGTGCACCCAGTGTTGATAGCAACCAGAGGCGCCCcatgcagcagcaacaacaacagcagcagcatgcTGGAGGTCGTGATAGTGCGCCTCGAGGTAGCATGAGAGATAGCCGTGAGGCACCACCCTCAGATCGTTATGGTCCTTCACGACATGCCCGAAGTGACAGCGAGGCTACTGGAGTGGCTTCATCCGGAGGATATCCAGAGACGACACAGAGCGGACCTGCCAGACGCCATGACTATGATGTCCAGGCTATGGAAACCACACCGACCAGCCCACGACCAATCACACGCAATCCCATACCGGCACCGATCGTTACAGTCCGTTCAGAATTCCCGACACTCAGCAGGTCACGTCAACAACAAACACTTACCTGTCTGGTCACTGTTGAGGTGCCTGATAACAAGTGGAGGCCAGACCCTGAGGACCTTGGCGCTCCAGCTCCTCAACCCCCTGCTGTCAACCGTGCTGAAGAGGCATATGGCCGTCCGCCCTCGCCTGCCCGCAGTGCCCCTCGTTTCTACCCTTACGAGTCCACCGACGCTCTGGAGGAGATGACAGATAGTCTCCGTAACCGTGTTGACAACTGGCATGGTTTAGACTTTAGCAGATTTGGAAAACTGAGACTCTACGGCACCCTTAGAGTGGGCAAGGATAAAGTCTCGTGGCAAGAATTGGAGTGTTTCCTCTTCGCCGAGATGCTTATTTGcgtcaaggagaagaagattcCTCAATCACAGCAGTGGGATGAGAACGGAGCACCACGCAAGACGACTCGATGCACCCTCAAGGGCTCaattcttattaagaagCACTTGAACGAGGTTTCAGAGACAGGAAACATTGACGAGAACATTCTTACACTCAGCCTCTCTGTTGTTGAACTGCCTCAGTTCCACCTCCGTTTCGAGAACCGAAACCAACTCAAGCTGTGGCAACAAGCTCTTCTCGACCTTAATGCTGTTGAGTCCTCTCCCATGCGCAGTCCCGAGTATGAACGTGGCGAATCAGAAACCGATGAAGAGCTCGACTGGCAACGCTCTCGCCCACAGAGAGTCTCCTCTGTGGCCTCATCCTGGAACGGCGCGAGATCAACCACAACGGCCCCCACGGACTACACCAACTTTCCTCGGAGCCCTGCCATGTCAAAGTCTATCCATGTCCCTATTGAtgtcgttgttgttgtgCCCATCTCTTCCTCTATGCAGGGCGTTAAGATCAACCTTGTTCGGGATGCCCTCAAGTTCATGGTCAACACACTTGGCGAACGCGATCGCATGGGCTTGGTTACGTTTGGTTCGGGCGGCGGCGGTGTGCCTATCGTCGGCATGACGACCAAGGCTTGGCCTGGCTGGAGCAACATTCTGACATCTATCAAGCCTGTTGGTCAAAAGAGCCACCgtgctgatgttgttgagggCGCGAACGTCGCAATGGACCTACTCATGCAAAGAAAATACAACAACCCCATTGCGTCTATCATGCTCATCAGTGACGCGTCCACCTCTGACGCTGACAGTGTCGACTTTGTTGTTTCTCGAGCAGAAGCCGCCAAGATCGCCATCCACTCGTTTGGCCTAGGAATGACTCACAAGCCCGATACCATGATTGAGCTGTCGACGAGAACTAAGGCTTCCTACACCTATGTCAAGGACTGGATGATGCTTCGAGAATGTCTCGCTGGATGCCTGGGAAGCATGCAGACTTTGTCCCACCAGAATGTTAAGCTCAAGCTTAGACTTCCTGAGGGATCACCTGCCAAGTTCCACAAGATTAGCGGCGCCCTGCAAATAACCAAGCGAGCCACAGGCCGAGATGCAGAGGCATCTCTCGGTGATTTGCGATTTGGCGACAAGCGGGATGTTCTTGTCCAACTGGTCATTTTGCCTGATAACACAACACAAGAGCAACTTCCCCAAGATCCTTGGGACAATATTGTCTCCGGCCTCGAAGCCTTGGGCGGCCCTATGGATAACGACAACGAGAGAACTCTTTCTGTTGAAGAAGTCCCCTTGATTCAAGCAGATCTCAGCTGGGGAGACATTCTACGTGAGGGTACCGTCACCCACATGCCTCGACCATCTCTTCTGGCCATCACGATGCTTCCAGTCAGTGGAAGCTCCAAGAAGCCATGGCAGAACTCGCCCCCTATTCCTCCTCACCCCAGTATTGTACAGAGGCGTATGGAGCTCCTCACTTCTGACATGCTCACCCGTGCCCTCACTTTGGTAAGCCGGGGTCAACATGATCGTGCACATACTCTCCTGAACGAGACTCGATCGATCCTGAAGGGTCTGGGCAAGGGCGGACTTCCTCCTATTCCTCCCCCAGGCAAGTCCAACCCGTCAGCCCCATCCACTCCCCACCCCGGGAACGATGCTTCGCCAGGCCTATCACCCACTCCTGATCGCAAGCGAAGTCCTTCGCCTCCAGCCTCGGCAATCTCTGGCACCAACGGCCCCACATCCTCGCAGCTGGGCCGTAGTCGCTCAACTGATGGCCTTGGTCTCAGTGCTGGAATTGATGCCAACACTGTAGCTGCCCTCGATGCTGAGCTTGAGAGCAGTCTTGAATGGATCAATCATCCTGCTGTGTTTAGCCGCGACAGCCGTAAAGCTGTTCTACAGGCCATTGGTGTCATCAGTTCTCAACGTGCCTTCACTTATCGCACACCTATCGAGGGGCTTTGGGCATGCCGCGTTAGCGGTGTAAAGAACCTCACAGAGAAGAGTAGAGAATGGCGCgaagatggtggtggtgagggCGGAATCACTGAAGAATCCTAG